GGCGGCAAGCCGCCTGGAGGAGGGGGTGCTCTCCGCCCTCCTCTCCTCCTTGGCCGAGGCCTGTAAGGCCCTGGGCATTCCCCTTCTGGGCGGGGAGACCGCGGAGATGCCCGGGGTTTACCGGGAGGGGGCCTGGGACGTGGCGGGCACCTTGGTGGGGGTGGTGGAAAGGGAGGAGGTCCTGGGCCCGGAAAGGGTAAGGGAAGGGGACGTGCTCCTGGCCCTTCCCTCCTCCGGCCCCCACACCAACGGCTACTCCCTGATCCGGAAGGTGGTAGAGGGGATGGACCTCGAGGGGCCCGTGGCGGAACTAGGGGAAAGCCTAAAGGCCGCCCTCCTCCGTCCCCACCGGGCCTACCTGAAGGAGTTTCTCACGCTTAGGGAAGCAGGCGTGGAGCTCCACGCGGTGGCCCACATCACCGGGGGCGGCCTTCCGGAAAACCTCCCCCGGGCCCTTCCCCAGGGGCTGGGAGCGGAAATCCGCAAGGGAAGCTGGCCCATTCCCCCCATCTTTCCCTACCTGCAACGGATGGGAAACATACCGGAGGAGGAGATGTACCGGGTCTTCAACATGGGCCTAGGGCTCATCCTGGTCCTACCGGAAAAAGACGCCCAAAGGGCCATGGAGCTGGTGGAAAGCTTCCTAGTGGGCAGGGTAGTGGCCGGCTCCGGAATCCGCCTGGTATGAAAGAGATCTGGCTCATCCGCCACGGGGAAACCGAGTGGAACGTCAATAAGCGCTTTCAAGGCCACCTGGATGTGCCCCTCTCCCCGGTGGGCATCGGCCAAGCCTTCCGCCTGGCCCAGCGGCTTGCCCGAAGCCAACTTCCCTTCCACGGGCTTTACGCCTCCGACCTACGCCGGGCCCGGGAAACCGCCGAGCCCCTGGCAGCGATGCTGGGCCTCCCCTTGGAAACCTCCCCGCTTCTGCGGGAGATTGACGTGGGTCTCCTGGCAGGCCTAAGCCGGGTGGAAGCGGAAGCCCGTTACCCCGAGTTCATCCAGGAAGCCCAGAGGGACCCCTGGCATACCCCCCGTCCAGGTGGGGAAAGCATGGCGGACCTGGCCCGGCGCCTGGAGGCTTTCCTGGAGGTGCTCCCACCCGGCCGCCACCTCCTGGTGACCCATGGGGGGGTCATCCGCGCGGCCCTGAAGATGGCCCTGGACCTCGAGGGCGATGCCTGGAGACGCTTCCACATCCCCAACACCTCCATCACCCGCATCCTTCTACCGGCTCAGGAGGTCCTAACGGTTTCCGATAGCGCTCACCTGGAAACCTGGGCCGACTGGCTTTCCGACGAAAGCGTCAAATAAAAAAACCCCAGGCATAAGCCTGGGGTTTTGTTGGAGCGGGAGACGGGACTTGAACCCGCGACCCCGAC
This DNA window, taken from Thermus caldifontis, encodes the following:
- the purM gene encoding phosphoribosylformylglycinamidine cyclo-ligase — encoded protein: MRYEEAGVQMEAKAEALKRAKEAIAATYTPEVLRGLGAFGGLFDAKRLKEMAHPVLVATTDGVGTKTLLALQAGDVSGLGFDLVNHSVNDLLAQGALPLFFMDYLAASRLEEGVLSALLSSLAEACKALGIPLLGGETAEMPGVYREGAWDVAGTLVGVVEREEVLGPERVREGDVLLALPSSGPHTNGYSLIRKVVEGMDLEGPVAELGESLKAALLRPHRAYLKEFLTLREAGVELHAVAHITGGGLPENLPRALPQGLGAEIRKGSWPIPPIFPYLQRMGNIPEEEMYRVFNMGLGLILVLPEKDAQRAMELVESFLVGRVVAGSGIRLV
- a CDS encoding histidine phosphatase family protein; translated protein: MKEIWLIRHGETEWNVNKRFQGHLDVPLSPVGIGQAFRLAQRLARSQLPFHGLYASDLRRARETAEPLAAMLGLPLETSPLLREIDVGLLAGLSRVEAEARYPEFIQEAQRDPWHTPRPGGESMADLARRLEAFLEVLPPGRHLLVTHGGVIRAALKMALDLEGDAWRRFHIPNTSITRILLPAQEVLTVSDSAHLETWADWLSDESVK